Proteins from a genomic interval of Clostridium sp. M62/1:
- a CDS encoding DUF2200 domain-containing protein, with product MDSEKVYRMKFSSIYPLLVNKAVKKGRTGEEVSQVISWLTGYSRDEILKLSQSDIEYAEFFRNAPAMNPARNLIRGTVCGVRVETISEPLMREIRILDKLIDELAKGKPMEKILR from the coding sequence ATGGACAGTGAAAAAGTTTACAGGATGAAATTTTCATCCATTTATCCCCTTCTGGTAAATAAAGCCGTAAAAAAAGGCCGCACCGGCGAAGAGGTCAGCCAGGTCATCAGCTGGCTCACCGGCTACAGCAGAGACGAAATTTTAAAGCTTTCTCAATCTGATATTGAATATGCAGAATTTTTCAGAAATGCACCTGCCATGAATCCCGCAAGAAACCTTATCAGGGGAACCGTCTGCGGGGTGAGGGTGGAAACCATCTCTGAACCTCTGATGCGGGAAATCCGGATTCTCGACAAACTCATCGACGAGCTGGCAAAAGGAAAGCCCATGGAAAAAATCCTGCGGTAA
- a CDS encoding glycosyltransferase family 2 protein, translating into MKRISIIIPCYNEQEAIPLFMEEAGRVCGGLTEYEFEWIFVDDGSKDGTLSLLKEYAKRDRRVKYLSFSRNFGKEAAIYAGLEHARGDYTAIMDADLQDPPRLLPEMIEALESGEYDSAATRRVDRRGEPPIRSFFARMFYRLIRHISDIDIVDGARDYRLMNRKMKDAIVSMTEYNRFSKGIFGWVGFRTKWIPFENVERVAGETKWSFWKLLIYSIEGIVAFTTVPLTIAAYLGLIFCVVAFFMVLVVIGKTLMFGDPVGGWPSLACIILFVGGIQLLCAGIVGKYLAKIYLEVKRRPIYLVAEENLDRDHESDRKGRQSSENTSVSEEEADKAAAEWDG; encoded by the coding sequence ATGAAACGAATTTCGATTATTATTCCCTGCTATAATGAACAGGAGGCGATTCCTCTTTTTATGGAGGAGGCCGGCAGGGTGTGTGGGGGACTGACAGAGTATGAATTCGAGTGGATTTTCGTGGATGACGGCTCAAAGGACGGGACGCTTTCCCTGTTAAAAGAATATGCGAAAAGAGACAGGCGGGTGAAATACCTGTCCTTTTCAAGAAATTTTGGAAAGGAAGCGGCGATCTACGCAGGGCTTGAACATGCCCGGGGAGATTATACAGCCATTATGGATGCGGATCTGCAGGATCCGCCCAGGCTTCTGCCGGAGATGATAGAGGCGCTGGAGTCAGGGGAGTATGACAGCGCGGCCACCAGGAGGGTGGATCGCAGAGGAGAGCCGCCCATCCGCTCTTTTTTTGCAAGGATGTTTTACCGTCTGATCCGCCATATCTCTGATATTGACATTGTGGACGGGGCCAGGGATTACCGCCTGATGAACAGGAAGATGAAGGATGCCATCGTATCTATGACGGAGTACAACCGCTTTTCCAAGGGGATTTTCGGCTGGGTGGGATTTCGTACCAAGTGGATTCCCTTTGAGAATGTGGAGCGGGTGGCAGGGGAGACGAAATGGTCCTTCTGGAAGCTTTTGATCTACTCTATAGAGGGGATTGTGGCCTTTACCACGGTTCCGCTGACGATAGCGGCCTACCTGGGGCTTATTTTCTGTGTAGTGGCCTTTTTCATGGTGCTGGTGGTAATCGGAAAGACGCTGATGTTCGGCGATCCGGTGGGAGGCTGGCCCTCCCTGGCCTGCATTATCCTCTTTGTGGGCGGCATCCAGCTTCTGTGCGCGGGCATTGTGGGGAAATATCTTGCCAAAATTTACCTGGAGGTAAAAAGGAGACCTATCTACCTGGTAGCAGAGGAAAATCTGGACAGGGATCATGAGTCTGACAGGAAAGGAAGACAAAGCAGTGAAAATACATCTGTTTCTGAGGAAGAGGCTGACAAGGCAGCCGCAGAATGGGATGGATGA
- the cysK gene encoding cysteine synthase A, which produces MGRIYGGIEELVGRTPLVRLARLEGREKVRAEILAKLECFNPAGSAKDRVARQMLEDAKEQGILKEGSVIIEPTSGNTGVGLAALAAVNGYRAVIVIPDSMSVERRLLLKAYGAEIVLTPGAEGMAGSIRKAEEIREQFLKEGRPAWIAGQFENPSNPKAHYLTTGPEIWEDTDGEVDIFVSAAGTGGTVTGTARFLREKKPDIHVAAVEPAASPVLSGGQPGPHKIQGIGAGFVPEILDTGIYDEVIRVEDEAAFRFARLLAGTEGFLCGISSGAALAAACEIGRRPENEGKRIVVLLPDTGERYLSTGVFG; this is translated from the coding sequence ATGGGAAGAATCTATGGAGGAATAGAGGAGCTGGTGGGAAGGACACCCCTTGTAAGGCTTGCCAGGCTGGAAGGGCGCGAGAAAGTCAGAGCAGAAATTCTGGCAAAGCTGGAGTGCTTTAATCCTGCAGGGAGCGCCAAGGACCGTGTGGCCAGGCAGATGCTTGAGGACGCGAAGGAACAGGGAATTCTGAAAGAAGGGTCTGTGATTATTGAGCCTACCAGCGGAAACACGGGAGTGGGGCTGGCGGCTCTTGCCGCTGTAAACGGCTACCGGGCAGTGATTGTTATACCGGACAGCATGAGTGTGGAGCGAAGGCTTCTGCTGAAGGCCTACGGCGCCGAGATCGTTCTTACGCCGGGGGCTGAGGGGATGGCAGGCTCCATCAGAAAGGCGGAAGAGATCAGGGAGCAGTTCCTGAAAGAAGGAAGGCCTGCCTGGATTGCGGGACAGTTTGAGAATCCGTCCAATCCCAAGGCCCACTATCTGACTACAGGACCGGAGATCTGGGAGGACACAGACGGGGAGGTAGACATTTTCGTGTCAGCGGCCGGAACCGGCGGGACAGTCACAGGAACGGCCAGGTTCCTCAGGGAGAAAAAGCCGGATATTCATGTGGCGGCTGTGGAGCCTGCGGCTTCTCCTGTGCTCTCGGGAGGTCAGCCGGGCCCCCACAAGATTCAGGGGATTGGAGCCGGATTTGTGCCGGAGATTCTCGATACAGGGATTTACGATGAGGTAATCCGGGTGGAGGACGAGGCGGCCTTCCGGTTTGCCAGACTGCTTGCGGGGACAGAAGGGTTTCTGTGCGGCATTTCATCAGGAGCCGCCCTTGCCGCTGCCTGCGAGATAGGCAGACGGCCGGAAAATGAGGGGAAGAGGATTGTGGTTCTGCTGCCGGATACAGGGGAGCGCTACCTGTCCACCGGGGTTTTCGGATAA
- a CDS encoding flavin reductase family protein has protein sequence MAKQYWRPGNMVYPVPVVMVSCQKGEERPNIITAAWCGTACSSPAMLYVSIRPDRYSHHIIKESGEFVVNLVTEELAFATDYCGVRSGRDVDKFKEMKLTPLASKYVSCPGIAESPVNLECRVTQILSLGSHDMFLAEVVGVTADEAYMDENGRFDLNSAGLVAYSHGEYFKLGEKVGKFGYSVQKKKKDGEKKQAAREKRGAAGKKSGAKKNTAGGKKSEIKKSVRENRDGRTGKGPRAGKGKKNEKNRRVF, from the coding sequence ATGGCGAAACAATATTGGAGGCCGGGAAACATGGTGTATCCGGTTCCGGTGGTGATGGTGAGCTGTCAGAAAGGAGAGGAGCGGCCGAATATCATCACGGCCGCCTGGTGCGGGACTGCCTGCTCCTCCCCTGCCATGCTGTATGTGTCCATCCGTCCGGACAGATATTCCCATCATATTATAAAAGAGTCCGGGGAATTTGTGGTGAATCTGGTGACAGAGGAGCTTGCGTTTGCCACAGACTACTGCGGCGTCCGCTCCGGGCGTGATGTAGACAAATTTAAGGAGATGAAGCTCACCCCCCTGGCGTCAAAGTATGTAAGCTGCCCGGGAATCGCCGAAAGTCCTGTGAACCTGGAATGCCGCGTCACACAGATCCTCTCCCTGGGAAGCCATGACATGTTTCTCGCAGAGGTGGTGGGAGTGACTGCAGACGAGGCATATATGGATGAAAACGGACGGTTTGATCTAAACAGCGCAGGGTTGGTGGCCTACTCCCATGGAGAATATTTTAAATTAGGGGAAAAAGTAGGAAAATTCGGATATTCCGTTCAAAAGAAAAAGAAGGACGGCGAAAAAAAGCAGGCCGCCAGGGAAAAGCGCGGGGCTGCAGGAAAGAAATCCGGTGCGAAAAAGAATACGGCAGGGGGAAAGAAATCTGAGATAAAAAAGAGCGTCAGGGAAAACCGGGACGGCAGGACGGGGAAGGGCCCCAGAGCCGGGAAAGGTAAGAAGAACGAAAAAAACCGCCGTGTGTTTTAA
- a CDS encoding shikimate kinase: MGKMTEERKAGSFAEGRDRANVTLIGMPAAGKSTVGVLLAKRLGYAFVDVDLVIQEQENRLLKEIIADEGMDGFMAVENRVNASLDVQKSVIAPGGSVIYGEEAMEHLKSIGLVVYLKISFEELLKRLGDVVDRGVVLKEGMTLQDLYEERISYFEKYADITVDEEGKNLGQVVDELRGLLEQRLGLLQGE; encoded by the coding sequence ATGGGAAAAATGACAGAGGAGAGGAAGGCAGGAAGTTTCGCAGAGGGCAGGGACAGGGCAAATGTGACCCTAATCGGCATGCCGGCCGCCGGAAAGAGTACGGTGGGGGTGCTGCTTGCCAAACGGCTGGGATACGCGTTTGTCGATGTGGATCTTGTGATTCAGGAGCAGGAGAACAGGCTTCTGAAGGAGATTATCGCCGATGAGGGTATGGACGGCTTTATGGCTGTGGAGAACAGGGTAAATGCCTCTCTGGACGTTCAGAAGAGCGTAATTGCGCCGGGAGGAAGCGTCATTTACGGGGAGGAGGCCATGGAGCATTTAAAGTCCATCGGGCTTGTGGTGTATCTGAAAATCAGCTTTGAGGAGCTTTTAAAAAGGCTTGGAGATGTGGTGGACAGAGGCGTAGTCTTAAAAGAGGGGATGACCCTTCAGGATCTCTATGAGGAGCGGATTTCCTATTTTGAGAAATATGCCGATATTACGGTGGACGAGGAAGGAAAGAATCTGGGGCAGGTGGTGGACGAGCTGAGAGGCCTGCTGGAGCAGAGACTGGGACTTCTGCAGGGAGAATGA
- a CDS encoding DNA topoisomerase III encodes MKSLVIAEKPSVGKDIARVLGCRKSADGCLEGDKYIVTWAFGHLVELAAPEEYDKKYKDWNMADLPMMPEPFKLEVIGKTAKQFGVVKRQLFRNDVKDIVIATDAGREGELVARFILMKAGCRKPLKRLWISSVTDRAIKEGFSRLRDGREYNHLRDAAMCRAEADWLVGLNATRALTCKYNAQLSCGRVQTPTLAIIAKREEEIRNFRPKAYWGLTARTSKPALILTWQDKKSGGMRSFDRDRMEGLQKSLRDQQVRITKVKKTPKKTMAPLLYDLTELQRDANKRFGYSAKETLNIMQRLYENHKVLTYPRTDSRYLSSDVADTIHDRLAACGTGPYRKLAGKLSKNVWTKKASFINDGKVTDHHAIIPTEQFVQLQNMTSEERKIYDLVVRRFLAVLYPAAEYDETVITAEIGGEIFTARGKVMRTPGWREVYESADESGLSGTGGYLDEEDGDEDGEGPQNERVKAQTLPDLREGDVTGPAGISLTEGKTKPPAPFNEATLLSAMENPVRYMESGDRAMAKTLGETGGLGTVATRADIIEKLFSGFMLEKKGKDICLTSKAKQLLRLVPEDLRKPELTAQWEMRLSKIAEGEMKRDAFMEDIRTYTKDIVEEIKGGEGTFRHDNLTNTKCPRCGKRMLSVKGKNSQMLVCQDRECGYRETISRTSNARCPKCHKKMELRGKGENQMFSCVCGYKEKLSNFKERRQREGAGVTKRDVARYLNQQKKEEKMVNNPFADALKKMQEQDV; translated from the coding sequence ATGAAATCTCTTGTAATAGCTGAAAAGCCCTCTGTGGGCAAGGATATTGCCAGGGTACTTGGCTGCAGAAAAAGTGCAGACGGCTGTCTGGAGGGCGATAAGTATATTGTTACCTGGGCGTTCGGCCATCTGGTGGAGCTGGCAGCGCCGGAGGAGTATGATAAAAAATATAAGGACTGGAATATGGCGGATCTTCCCATGATGCCGGAGCCGTTTAAGCTGGAAGTGATCGGAAAAACGGCAAAGCAGTTCGGTGTGGTGAAGCGCCAGCTCTTCAGAAACGATGTGAAGGATATTGTCATCGCCACAGATGCAGGGCGGGAGGGAGAGCTGGTGGCCCGCTTTATCCTGATGAAGGCAGGGTGCAGGAAGCCTTTGAAAAGGCTTTGGATCTCCTCCGTCACAGACAGGGCCATAAAGGAGGGATTCTCCCGCCTGAGGGATGGAAGAGAGTACAACCACTTAAGAGATGCAGCCATGTGCCGGGCAGAGGCTGACTGGCTGGTGGGGCTTAACGCCACCAGGGCTCTGACCTGCAAATATAACGCCCAGCTTTCCTGCGGACGGGTGCAGACGCCGACCCTTGCCATTATCGCAAAGAGGGAGGAGGAGATACGAAACTTCCGGCCAAAGGCCTACTGGGGTCTCACAGCCAGGACGTCAAAGCCTGCCCTTATACTGACCTGGCAGGACAAAAAGTCCGGGGGAATGAGAAGCTTTGACAGGGACAGGATGGAGGGACTTCAAAAGAGCCTGAGAGATCAGCAGGTGCGGATCACAAAGGTTAAAAAGACACCGAAAAAGACCATGGCCCCTCTCCTCTACGACCTGACGGAGCTTCAGAGAGACGCCAATAAGCGGTTTGGCTATTCGGCCAAGGAAACGCTCAATATTATGCAGAGGCTCTATGAAAATCACAAGGTTCTGACCTACCCGCGGACGGATTCCAGGTATCTGAGCAGTGATGTAGCCGACACGATACACGACAGGCTCGCAGCCTGCGGGACAGGGCCCTACCGGAAGCTGGCGGGAAAGCTGTCAAAGAATGTGTGGACAAAGAAGGCGTCCTTTATCAACGACGGGAAGGTCACGGACCACCATGCCATTATTCCCACCGAGCAGTTTGTACAGCTTCAGAACATGACCTCGGAGGAGCGGAAAATCTATGACCTGGTTGTCAGGCGTTTTCTGGCAGTGCTGTATCCGGCAGCAGAGTATGACGAAACGGTGATTACGGCTGAGATAGGCGGAGAAATTTTTACCGCCAGAGGAAAGGTCATGAGAACCCCCGGCTGGAGGGAGGTCTATGAAAGCGCAGACGAATCCGGCCTTTCAGGGACCGGAGGATACCTGGATGAGGAAGACGGGGACGAGGACGGCGAAGGTCCTCAGAACGAGAGGGTGAAGGCACAGACACTTCCCGATTTGCGGGAGGGGGATGTGACAGGACCGGCAGGTATTTCACTGACGGAGGGAAAGACGAAGCCGCCGGCTCCCTTTAATGAGGCAACCCTTCTGTCGGCTATGGAAAACCCTGTCAGATATATGGAATCCGGCGACCGGGCCATGGCAAAGACTCTGGGGGAAACAGGGGGACTGGGAACGGTTGCCACAAGGGCTGATATTATTGAGAAGCTCTTTTCCGGCTTTATGCTGGAAAAGAAAGGAAAGGATATCTGTCTCACATCCAAGGCGAAGCAGCTTCTGAGGCTGGTGCCGGAGGATCTGAGAAAGCCGGAGCTGACGGCTCAGTGGGAGATGCGTCTTTCCAAAATTGCAGAGGGTGAGATGAAGAGGGATGCCTTTATGGAGGACATCCGTACCTACACAAAGGATATTGTCGAAGAAATTAAGGGGGGAGAGGGAACCTTCCGCCACGATAATCTGACCAACACAAAATGTCCCCGCTGCGGAAAACGGATGCTCTCTGTGAAGGGAAAGAACAGCCAGATGCTGGTCTGCCAGGACAGGGAGTGCGGCTACCGGGAAACCATTTCCCGCACGTCCAATGCCAGATGCCCGAAATGCCATAAAAAGATGGAGCTTCGGGGCAAGGGGGAAAACCAGATGTTTTCCTGTGTCTGCGGCTATAAGGAGAAGCTGTCGAATTTTAAGGAGCGCAGGCAGAGGGAAGGCGCAGGGGTGACGAAGCGCGATGTGGCCAGATACCTGAATCAGCAGAAAAAGGAAGAGAAGATGGTGAACAATCCCTTTGCAGATGCACTTAAAAAGATGCAGGAGCAGGATGTGTGA
- a CDS encoding glucosyltransferase domain-containing protein — MSLAGQKKAGEMGRQGADGKNTAILRFFRGLCRETAEFGSFIKRNRAGALFSGAAALFVYWGWLTSADITVDSEIMMTDPQSMMASWLGINRFGLVFTKHLFGMTSFVPSVSKVLTVCMLWITAMFFSFCVYKWSAEQKRFLIFSAAFPALYLTAPCFAEQFYFTLQSFEVVFALFLCGAAVYGAGQLVFFRGGLLWGLISVLLMVWAFGTYQAMAAVAVTLTVILFMTVYLSDTGKGRGRSFWFLSGVRLALIFLSGFVLYLLTASLVRRLSGGSEAYVADMVHWKTEGVRQCIGYVKGEVRRVFDCYYVMFRPGFQWILLLFLTISCVWAGRKREKGLLFYLAAAVLFLISPFFMTIVSGYYQPIRAQLVYPLVYGFSAAFLAAALWPSESAGARKEEQKSKAGRRSRIRKGLSLAAVFMCLAASWRQGCDTARLFQTVHEVSEQDTALTGEIYGRAGKMAADAGLDISDCTFIFLGSRQASLTGEKLLGDVIGCSFYQWDAASSMGISRRIYDLMQALNLPCAEPVLSRYLDSLPFSQSMTCYPAEGSIVLDEDTVIVKLSEPVQSGS, encoded by the coding sequence ATGAGTCTGGCAGGTCAAAAAAAGGCTGGGGAGATGGGCAGACAGGGAGCTGATGGGAAAAATACGGCCATTTTAAGGTTTTTCAGGGGACTTTGCCGGGAAACTGCAGAGTTTGGCTCCTTCATCAAAAGAAACAGGGCGGGTGCGCTTTTCTCCGGGGCAGCCGCCCTGTTTGTGTATTGGGGATGGCTGACAAGCGCTGATATTACTGTGGACAGCGAGATTATGATGACAGATCCCCAGAGCATGATGGCTTCCTGGCTGGGAATTAACCGGTTCGGACTCGTTTTTACCAAGCATCTGTTCGGAATGACTTCCTTTGTTCCCTCTGTGTCCAAGGTGCTTACCGTGTGTATGCTGTGGATAACGGCCATGTTTTTTTCCTTTTGTGTGTATAAGTGGAGCGCAGAACAGAAACGGTTTCTCATTTTCTCGGCAGCTTTTCCCGCACTGTATCTGACGGCTCCCTGCTTTGCCGAACAGTTTTATTTCACTCTCCAGTCCTTTGAGGTGGTATTTGCCCTGTTTTTGTGCGGGGCGGCTGTGTATGGGGCGGGGCAGCTTGTTTTTTTTCGCGGAGGCCTGCTCTGGGGTCTGATATCTGTTCTCCTTATGGTCTGGGCCTTCGGAACGTATCAGGCCATGGCGGCAGTTGCGGTGACTCTGACCGTGATTCTGTTTATGACCGTCTATCTGTCCGACACGGGAAAAGGGAGGGGAAGAAGCTTCTGGTTCCTCTCGGGAGTCCGCCTGGCGCTTATCTTTCTGTCAGGTTTTGTGCTGTATCTTCTGACGGCTTCTCTGGTGCGCCGCCTGTCAGGGGGAAGCGAAGCCTATGTGGCAGATATGGTGCACTGGAAAACAGAGGGAGTCAGACAGTGCATCGGGTATGTGAAGGGAGAGGTGCGCAGAGTATTTGACTGCTACTATGTGATGTTCAGGCCGGGATTTCAGTGGATTCTTCTATTGTTTCTGACCATATCCTGTGTCTGGGCGGGGAGGAAAAGGGAGAAGGGTCTCCTCTTTTATCTGGCGGCTGCGGTTCTGTTTCTCATCTCACCGTTTTTTATGACCATCGTTTCAGGGTATTACCAGCCAATACGGGCACAGCTTGTCTATCCTCTTGTCTATGGGTTTTCCGCGGCCTTTCTGGCAGCGGCTCTCTGGCCCTCAGAAAGTGCAGGCGCGCGGAAGGAAGAGCAAAAATCGAAAGCAGGAAGAAGGAGCCGTATCAGAAAGGGACTTTCCCTGGCAGCAGTTTTTATGTGCCTGGCGGCTTCCTGGCGTCAGGGCTGTGATACTGCCCGTCTCTTTCAGACGGTACATGAGGTGTCAGAGCAGGACACAGCTCTGACGGGAGAGATCTATGGAAGGGCTGGGAAAATGGCTGCTGACGCAGGACTCGATATTTCCGACTGTACCTTTATTTTTCTTGGAAGCAGGCAGGCAAGTCTTACAGGGGAGAAGCTGCTGGGGGATGTGATTGGATGTTCCTTTTACCAGTGGGATGCAGCCAGCTCCATGGGAATTTCCAGAAGGATTTACGATCTGATGCAGGCGCTCAATCTGCCGTGTGCAGAGCCGGTTCTGTCAAGGTATCTCGACTCTCTTCCGTTTTCTCAGTCAATGACCTGTTACCCTGCAGAAGGGTCAATCGTACTGGATGAGGATACTGTGATTGTAAAACTGTCAGAACCTGTGCAGAGCGGCTCCTGA
- a CDS encoding DUF1576 domain-containing protein encodes MIMAHMNHLSRRGKFLLLSTIPLYFMVCGFLLQPVNEIWPGIVTLIREPDFLITDYFVVGGVGAAFLNAGMLTLLSIALIYFLGMEMDGHTITSACLMFGFSLFGKNLLNIWAVMVGIWLYAKYHKMPVSKYIYIGLYGTSLSPIITQIMQIGQMPLIFRVFLALGAGMVIGFVLPPLATHVHFSHKGYSLYNVGFAAGIIATVIVSLLKSFGITVESRLIWYTGNTMTFFAILCILFAGMAVGAFYVGGRQAVEEYRAILKCSGIGGTDYLRDNGGPATVLNMAVNGFLSTLMVVIAGGDLNGPTIGGIFTIVGFSSTGKHIRNIFPIMMGVYLAGLTKYWSISEPSPMLAFLFSTTLAPISGEFGWLAGLLAGFLHSSVALNVGIVYGGMNLYNNGFAGGIIATFLVPVIQSIRDRRARAREEDAL; translated from the coding sequence ATGATAATGGCTCACATGAACCACCTGTCGAGAAGGGGGAAGTTTCTTCTCCTGTCAACGATTCCCCTCTATTTTATGGTCTGCGGTTTTCTGCTCCAGCCGGTAAATGAAATCTGGCCTGGAATTGTGACTCTGATTAGAGAACCTGATTTTCTGATTACCGATTATTTTGTGGTGGGAGGAGTGGGGGCTGCGTTTCTGAATGCAGGGATGCTTACCCTTCTAAGCATTGCCCTGATCTATTTTCTCGGAATGGAGATGGACGGACACACGATCACCTCCGCATGTCTGATGTTTGGTTTTTCACTGTTTGGGAAGAATCTCTTAAATATCTGGGCAGTTATGGTCGGCATCTGGCTGTATGCAAAATACCATAAAATGCCGGTGTCTAAATATATTTACATAGGACTTTACGGAACCAGCCTTTCCCCCATTATCACGCAGATTATGCAGATAGGGCAAATGCCTTTGATTTTCAGAGTGTTCCTGGCCCTGGGAGCGGGAATGGTGATCGGGTTTGTACTGCCGCCTCTGGCCACCCATGTTCATTTTTCCCACAAGGGATATTCCCTCTACAATGTGGGATTTGCCGCAGGGATCATTGCTACTGTGATCGTGTCTCTCCTTAAATCATTCGGAATCACGGTGGAGAGCAGGCTTATCTGGTATACGGGAAATACCATGACCTTTTTTGCAATTCTCTGTATTCTGTTTGCCGGAATGGCAGTGGGGGCGTTTTACGTCGGCGGCCGCCAGGCAGTGGAAGAGTACCGGGCAATCCTTAAATGTTCCGGCATCGGGGGCACAGATTACCTGCGGGACAATGGAGGGCCGGCCACTGTGCTTAATATGGCGGTCAACGGCTTTCTGTCCACTCTTATGGTTGTAATAGCCGGAGGTGATTTAAACGGTCCAACCATCGGAGGTATTTTTACCATTGTGGGATTCAGCTCCACGGGAAAGCATATCAGGAATATCTTCCCCATTATGATGGGAGTCTACCTGGCAGGACTGACAAAGTACTGGAGTATCAGCGAACCCTCCCCCATGCTGGCCTTCCTGTTCTCTACCACTCTTGCGCCTATTTCAGGAGAGTTTGGATGGCTGGCCGGGCTTCTGGCAGGCTTTCTCCACTCCTCTGTAGCGCTCAATGTGGGCATTGTGTACGGAGGAATGAATCTCTATAATAACGGCTTTGCGGGAGGAATTATAGCGACCTTTCTGGTGCCGGTCATCCAGTCCATCCGCGATCGGAGAGCCAGGGCAAGAGAGGAGGACGCCCTCTGA
- a CDS encoding PadR family transcriptional regulator: MYDQSQLMKGIMEGCILSIIGRERTYGYEIVERLREKGFSDVREGTIYPLLLRLEKKGMLRAEFMPSPLGPSRKYYSLTEEGRRQLEVFCDSWRRTVRAVERTIGEEGENNDGQFKGA, from the coding sequence ATGTACGATCAGTCGCAGCTTATGAAGGGTATCATGGAGGGCTGCATCCTCTCGATCATAGGCCGTGAGCGGACATACGGGTATGAGATAGTGGAGCGGCTGAGAGAAAAGGGGTTTTCGGATGTAAGGGAGGGGACGATTTATCCTTTGCTTTTGCGCCTGGAGAAAAAAGGAATGCTGAGGGCCGAATTCATGCCTTCTCCTCTGGGGCCCAGCAGGAAATATTACAGCCTTACAGAGGAGGGAAGAAGGCAGCTTGAAGTATTTTGCGACAGCTGGAGGAGGACGGTGAGGGCAGTGGAAAGAACTATCGGAGAGGAGGGGGAGAACAATGACGGCCAGTTTAAAGGAGCTTAG